A single region of the Mugil cephalus isolate CIBA_MC_2020 chromosome 4, CIBA_Mcephalus_1.1, whole genome shotgun sequence genome encodes:
- the avpr2b.1 gene encoding oxytocin receptor, whose protein sequence is MDGFSVNTSNVSLESSLSGDDPRDERLAQVEIALLSIIFLTAGILNFGLLLVLCRRRKQLSRMRVFVLHLCLADLVVTFFQVCPQLMWDITDRFIGPDILCRLVKYLQVVGMFASTYMIVVMTVDRYQAICNPMVTFQRRRARWNGPVCAAWCVSLIGSLPQVFIFSRVEVAPGVYDCWAQFIAPWGSRAYVTWTTLVIFVLPILTVVVCQVRICRTLHTNFYMRTQHVREAAADEASKASSSRASSVAGVSKARVKTVKMTVVIVLAYVVCWTPFFTVQLWSVWDVEAPTQTATFTILMLLSSLNSCANPCIYLLFSGKLPRRLVALVCTGQPDLKESMQEETTVVSSLYISLKSLSDCR, encoded by the exons ATGGATGGGTTCAGCGTAAACACCAGTAACGTCTCTTTGGAGAGTTCCCTCTCTGGAGACGATCCTCGAGACGAGCGCTTGGCTCAGGTGGAGATCGCGCTCCTGTCCATCATCTTCCTCACCGCGGGGATCCTGAACTTCGGGCTCCTGCTGGTCCTGTGCAGGCGGAGGAAGCAGCTCTCCAGGATGCGCGTCTTCGTCCTCCACCTGTGCCTCGCGGACCTGGTGGTCACGTTTTTCCAAGTTTGCCCACAGCTGATGTGGGACATCACCGACCGGTTTATCGGTCCGGATATACTGTGCCGCCTGGTCAAGTACCTGCAGGTGGTCGGGATGTTCGCGTCCACCTACATGATCGTAGTGATGACTGTGGACCGATACCAAGCCATCTGCAACCCCATGGTAACTTTCCAGAGGCGCAGGGCGCGCTGGAACGGTCCGGTGTGCGCCGCCTGGTGCGTCTCCCTCATCGGCAGCCTCCCGCAGGTCTTCATCTTCTCCCGGGTCGAGGTCGCTCCCGGTGTGTACGACTGCTGGGCGCAGTTCATCGCGCCGTGGGGATCGAGAGCCTACGTGACCTGGACGACTCTGGTGATTTTCGTGCTGCCGATTCTCACCGTGGTCGTGTGCCAGGTGCGCATTTGCCGCACGCTGCACACCAACTTCTACATGAGGACGCAGCACGTCAGAGAAGCGGCGGCGGACGAGGCGAGTAAAGCGTCCTCGTCCCGGGCCAGCAGCGTGGCCGGGGTGTCCAAGGCGAGGGTGAAGACGGTGAAGATGACCGTGGTCATCGTGCTCGCCTACGTCGTCTGCTGGACGCCGTTCTTCACCGTGCAGCTCTGGTCCGTGTGGGACGTGGAAGCTCCCACTCAGA ctgcgaCCTTCACCATCTTGATGCTGCTGTCCAGCCTGAACAGCTGCGCCAACCCCTGCATCTACCTGCTGTTCAGCGGGAAGCTTCCCAGGAGACTGGTGGCCCTGGTGTGCACGGGTCAGCCCGACCTGAAGGAGTCCATGCAGGAGGAGACCACGGTGGTCAGCTCCCTCTACATCAGCCTCAAGAGCCTGTCAGACTGCAGATAG
- the trnt1 gene encoding CCA tRNA nucleotidyltransferase 1, mitochondrial: MWSRILSSRRVIGRTGSHWRSLFTMRLKTSEFQSVFSDGLNGLAEVFEKHNHELRIAGGAVRDLLSGKRPEDVDFATTATPEEMKNMFQAAGIRIINNKGEKHGTITARLNNENFEVTTLRLDVQTDGRHAEVEFTTDWQKDAERRDLTINSMFLGLDGTLYDYFEGYEDLQKRKVRFVGSAEQRIKEDYLRILRYFRFYGRVALEPDDHEAETLVAIRENGCGLAGISGERIWVELKKMVLGDHAAHLLELVYDLDLAQYIGLPPDGDVGEMKRVWQNVKDHSPKPMTVLAGLFHRPEEVEKMDVRLKVSREEKNLALFLVKHRRELCRSEDGDGLRPFTDFIIDSRELDTQSKVCELLKYQGEEKLLSELCRWSIPRFPVSGHDLRRMGITSGKEIGATLQKLRDVWKKSHYQMDKDELLSYVKT; encoded by the exons ATGTGGAGCAGAATACTGTCGAGTCGACGGGTGATTGGTAGAACTGGTTCACACTGGAGGAGTCTCTTCACGATGCGGCTGAAAACCAGCGAGTTCCAGTCTGTGTTCAGTGATGGACTGAATGGGCTGGCAG AGGTGTTTGAGAAGCACAATCATGAGCTGAGGATAGCGGGAGGTGCCGTCCGCGACCTGCTGTCAGGGAAGCGGCCTGAAGACGTGGACTTTGCCACCACAGCTACtccagaggagatgaagaacaTGTTCCAAGCTGCTGGGATCAGGATTATCAACAATAAGGGGGAGAAACATGGGACCATCACGGCGAGA TTGAACAACGAGAACTTTGAAGTGACCACGTTGCGTCTGGACGTGCAGACGGACGGACGTCATGCGGAGGTGGAATTCACCACAGACTGGCAGAAGGACGCCGAGCGGAGAGACCTCACCATCAACTCCATGTTTTTAG GACTTGATGGAACATTATACGACTATTTTGAAGGATATGAAGACCTGCAGAAGCGTAAAGTGCGGTTCGTTGGAAGTGCTGAACAACGGATCAAAGAGGACTACCTGAGAATACTGAGATACTTCAG GTTTTACGGCCGAGTGGCTTTGGAGCCTGATGACCACGAGGCGGAGACGCTGGTCGCCATCAGGGAGAACGGCTGCGGGCTGGCGGGGATCTCAGGGGAGAGGATTTGGGTGGAACTGAAGAAGATGGTGCTCGGTGACCATGCGGCTCATCTGTTGGAGCTGGTTTATGACCTGGACCTGGCTCAGTACATAG gTTTACCACCGGATGGCGATGTTGGCGAGATGAAGCGAGTGTGGCAGAACGTTAAAGACCACTCTCCCAAACCCATGACCGTCCTGGCCGGACTCTTCCACCGCCCCGAGGAGGTGGAAAAGATGGACGTCCGACTGAAGGTGTCCCGAGAGGAGAAGAACCTGGCTCTGTTCCTGGTCAAACACAGGAGGGAGCTCTGCAGGAGTGAAGACGGCGACGGCCTCAGACCCTTCACCGACTTCATCATTGAC AGTCGAGAGCTGGACACCCAGAGCAAAGTGTGCGAGCTGCTTAAGTATCAAGgggaggagaagctgctgtcGGAGCTCTGCAGGTGGTCCATCCCTCGCTTCCCCGTCAGCGGCCACGACCTGAGGAGGATGGGCATCACGTCGGGGAAGGAGATCGGCGCCACTTTACAGAAGCTCCGTGACGTCTGGAAGAAAAGTCACTACCAGATGGACAAAGATGAACTCCTTAGTTACGTGAAGACGTGA